Proteins encoded by one window of Torulaspora delbrueckii CBS 1146 chromosome 2, complete genome:
- the MCM7 gene encoding DNA replication licensing factor MCM7 (similar to Saccharomyces cerevisiae CDC47 (YBR202W); ancestral locus Anc_8.531), which yields MNAVLPSIQLSVDYTVLSSEIGDFLQHYKQDVMSMDVDVETEEVGKGPKYMHLLQKVANRELNTVCIELDDIFRYQQSKFAENGGEMSGGTDLVTVIEENASHMVELFCRGVDKVMPLPTKEIDYKDDVLDVILNQRRLRNERMVSDRTNEIRNESSVDFNSLPSSTSDALRELVEDEADLFPAELTRRYHLYFKPLSPGLSHTKHEALSSSTPLSVRQIKGDYLGRLITVKGIVTRVSDVKPTVMVVAYTCDQCGYEVFQEVHSRTFTPLVECTSKECAQNQTKGQLFMSTRASKFSAFQDCRIQELSQQVPVGHIPRSLTIHIDGPLVRSVSPGDVVDITGIFLPAPYTGFKALKAGLLTETYLEAQCIHQHKKKFASFSLSHEVQDRVDQMIAEGDVYERLAKSIAPEIYGNLDVKKALLLLLVGGVEKRVGDGMQIRGDINVCLMGDPGVAKSQLLKAIIKISPRGVYTTGKGSSGVGLTAAVMKDPVTDEMILEGGALVLADNGICCIDEFDKMDESDRTVIHEVMEQQTISISKAGINTTLNARTSILAAANPLYGRYNPRLSPLENINLPAALLSRFDVLFLLLDMPNRDQDEKLAEHVAFVHMHNRQPDLDFTPIEPARMREYIAVAKSKRPVMSEAVNEYVVQAYVRLRQDSRREMDSKFSFGQATPRTLLGIVRLAQALAKLRLADCVEVEDVEEALRLVKVSKESLYQDSRRKNQEEENPTTKIFTAIKKMAQESGDEFKKALPYETIVKTIRSRGFTMTQFNTCIQEYSYLNVWHLINDGSTLKFVDDGSADDSSAAQSAAPRAQQAQQASPQASRSTNAADLVDSDTEMADA from the coding sequence ATGAACGCTGTTTTACCTTCTATCCAGCTTTCGGTCGACTATACCGTGCTTTCATCGGAGATTGGGGATTTCTTGCAACACTATAAGCAGGATGTTATGTCGATGGACGTAGATGTCGAAACTGAAGAGGTTGGGAAAGGTCCAAAATATATGCATTTATTGCAAAAGGTGGCCAATCGAGAGCTGAATACGGTGTGTATTGAGTTGGATGACATTTTCAGGTACCAGCAGTCGAAATTTGCGGAAAACGGTGGGGAAATGAGCGGTGGAACAGATCTGGTGACTGTTATAGAGGAAAATGCAAGCCATATGGTTGAATTATTCTGTAGAGGGGTTGATAAAGTTATGCCTTTGCCCACGAAAGAGATTGACTATAAGGATGATGTACTGGATGTGATTTTAAACCAGAGAAGACTGAGGAATGAAAGAATGGTTTCGGATCGGACCAACGAGATTAGGAATGAAAGTTCTGTGGATTTTAACTCCTTGCCTTCGTCTACATCTGATGCTCTGCGAGAATtagttgaagatgaggcaGATTTGTTCCCTGCAGAACTTACAAGAAGATACCATCTCTATTTCAAGCCTCTTTCGCCAGGCCTGTCCCACACGAAGCATGAGGCACTATCGAGCTCTACGCCATTGTCCGTGAGACAGATTAAAGGTGACTATTTGGGCCGCTTGATTACTGTCAAGGGTATCGTCACTAGGGTCTCCGATGTGAAGCCAACAGTGATGGTTGTGGCTTATACGTGTGATCAGTGTGGTTACGaagttttccaagaagttcattCCAGAACTTTCACACCTTTAGTCGAGTGTACTTCGAAAGAATGCGCTCAAAATCAAACGAAAGGTCAATTGTTTATGAGCACCAGAGCATCTAAATTTAGTGCGTTCCAGGACTGTAGGATACAGGAACTTTCACAACAAGTTCCCGTGGGTCATATACCAAGATCATTAACGATACACATCGATGGACCGCTCGTAAGATCCGTTTCGCCCGGTGATGTTGTCGATATCACAGGTATCTTTTTACCAGCTCCTTATACAGGATTCAAAGCCTTAAAGGCAGGTTTATTGACAGAGACGTACCTTGAAGCACAATGTATCCACCAacacaagaagaaatttgcaTCTTTTAGTTTGTCACATGAAGTCCAGGACAGAGTCGATCAAATGATCGCAGAAGGTGATGTTTATGAAAGACTAGCGAAGTCGATCGCACCGGAAATTTATGGAAATTTAGATGTCAAGAAGGCTCTATTGCTACTGCTTGTTGGTGGTGTTGAAAAACGAGTCGGTGATGGGATGCAAATTAGAGGTGATATTAATGTTTGTTTAATGGGTGATCCGGGTGTCGCAAAATCCCAACTGCTAAAAGCTATCATTAAGATATCTCCAAGAGGTGTCTATACGACTGGTAAAGGTTCTTCTGGTGTTGGTTTAACAGCAGCTGTGATGAAGGATCCCGTTACAGATGAGATGATCCTGGAAGGTGGTGCTTTGGTCCTTGCGGATAATGGTATCTGCTgtattgatgaatttgataagATGGACGAAAGTGACCGAACGGTGATCCATGAAGTCATGGAACAACAAACTATTTCTATCTCCAAAGCTGGTATCAACACCACTTTGAATGCAAGAACATCCATCTTGGCCGCGGCAAATCCCCTGTATGGTAGATATAACCCAAGATTATCGCCACTAGAGAACATCAATTTGCCGGCAGCACTTCTTTCTAGATTTGATGTCCTTTTCCTGCTACTAGATATGCCCAACAGGGATCAGGATGAGAAGTTGGCAGAGCACGTTGCCTTTGTTCACATGCATAACAGGCAACCAGATCTCGATTTTACGCCAATAGAACCGGCAAGAATGAGGGAATATATCGCCGTGGCAAAGTCTAAGAGACCTGTCATGAGCGAAGCAGTCAATGAATACGTTGTTCAAGCCTATGTCCGTCTAAGGCAGGACTCGAGAAGAGAGATGGATTCCAAATTTTCGTTTGGTCAAGCGACGCCAAGAACGCTTTTAGGTATAGTAAGATTAGCACAAGCATTGGCCAAACTGAGACTGGCGGACTGCGTAGAGGtcgaagatgttgaagaagccCTGAGGCTGGTCAAAGTCTCGAAAGAATCCTTGTATCAGGATAGCAGGCGGaagaaccaagaagaagaaaatccTACCACAAAAATATTCACGGccatcaagaagatggctCAAGAATCGGGTGAtgagttcaagaaagctctGCCGTATGAAACAATCGTGAAGACTATAAGGTCGAGAGGTTTCACTATGACGCAGTTTAACACTTGTATCCAGGAATACAGTTACTTGAATGTTTGGCATTTGATTAATGACGGTAGTACGCTAAAGTTCGTTGACGATGGCTCCGCCGATGACAGTTCCGCGGCACAGTCTGCGGCACCGAGGGCTCAACAGGCTCAACAGGCATCTCCCCAAGCTTCTCGTTCTACAAACGCAGCAGATTTAGTCGATTCAGATACTGAAATGGCAGACGCATGA
- the TDEL0B03120 gene encoding uncharacterized protein (similar to Saccharomyces cerevisiae YPL068C; ancestral locus Anc_8.534), whose product MELRKRKKVQYQTETRPKRLLRSTTESVPRTKRSYTVKPLQRPGFRGEECEWNSSRDVLSYREAQKNLQRLTKLQNDLYYSDLKIPQLLGPTKECRLFRLPDDIKNFKKITEDLTLLINNIESVNQPVFTKQLPSPHDFTNHPSSMQSLAKLYHIDIRDISDRLTNKKYSSRTEIQSISRKLEKPLLKGRDTSLEWPSKPRKRDGKHNKFGSVSLFT is encoded by the coding sequence ATGGAACTGAGGAAACGGAAAAAGGTACAGTACCAAACGGAGACAAGGCCGAAAAGGCTATTGAGGTCGACAACTGAATCGGTACCACGCACTAAGAGGTCTTATACAGTAAAACCATTACAAAGACCTGGTTTCAGAGGTGAAGAGTGCGAGtggaattcttcaagagatgtCTTGTCATATAGAGAAgctcaaaagaatttgcaGAGACTAACAAAATTACAAAATGACCTGTACTATAGCGACCTGAAAATACCGCAGCTCTTGGGCCCCACAAAGGAATGTAGATTGTTCAGATTACCAGATGATATaaaaaacttcaaaaaaattacTGAGGATCTGACGCTATTGATCAACAACATAGAGTCTGTGAATCAACCTGTTTTCACGAAACAGCTGCCTTCACCGCATGACTTCACAAATCATCCTTCTTCCATGCAAAGTTTGGCAAAATTGTATCACATAGATATCAGGGATATCTCTGATAGACTTACCAATAAGAAATATTCGTCCCGAACCGAGATTCAGTCGATTAGTAGGAAACTAGAGAAGCCTCTCCTAAAAGGAAGAGATACTTCTTTAGAATGGCCTTCTAAACCGCGGAAAAGAGATGGAAAGCACAACAAATTTGGAAGTGTTTCATTATTTACCTGA
- the DER1 gene encoding derlin (similar to Saccharomyces cerevisiae DER1 (YBR201W); ancestral locus Anc_8.535): MDAVLLNIVGSVPLVTKLWAIGCVGLSLLTSTYAVDPSKKIYNFDLVFKKGQYGRILYSLFDYGELDWALMFNIYMSINHLTVLENSFNSKRRYCWIVILTLACIIVMSSMEQPASSLGVILHENLVYYQVRRNIEGEHFRMLGFEVSPLMIPLYMNAFMLFVLKRSWLQVAMNFVPGHILCYLDDTINKIYGVDLCKTPYDWWIDRRARPIR, from the coding sequence ATGGATGCCGTATTACTGAATATTGTCGGCAGTGTTCCACTAGTGACCAAGTTATGGGCTATCGGTTGCGTTGGTCTTTCGCTTTTAACCAGTACGTACGCTGTGGACCCctcaaagaagatctacAATTTTGATCTAGTATTCAAAAAAGGTCAGTATGGGAGGATTTTATACTCGCTCTTCGACTATGGTGAACTAGATTGGGCACTGATGTTCAATATCTATATGAGTATCAATCACCTTACTGTGCTGGAGAACTCATTCAATTCGAAAAGAAGGTATTGTTGGATCGTGATACTGACATTGGCTTGCATTATTGTCATGAGTAGCATGGAGCAACCAGCCTCATCCCTGGGAGTCATCTTGCATGAGAACTTGGTATACTATCAAGTTCGCAGGAACATTGAAGGTGAGCACTTTCGGATGCTGGGATTTGAAGTGTCACCGCTAATGATCCCACTATACATGAACGCCTTCATGCTATTTGTACTAAAGAGAAGCTGGTTACAAGTGGCAATGAACTTCGTTCCTGGTCATATATTGTGCTATTTGGATGATACTATTAATAAGATATATGGAGTTGATCTCTGTAAGACACCATACGATTGGTGGATTGATCGCAGAGCAAGACCTATCAGGTAA
- the HTC1 gene encoding Htc1p (similar to Saccharomyces cerevisiae YPL067C; ancestral locus Anc_8.533) yields the protein MDWDRAKQLIRSGQLGLLVRSNECTRRYREHKKSLGKVDVSSFVLNKLQWSEQNLEYLNEQKFKTKHEKIEAALSDRSLYKLTKNDYPYDFPSNIHHLLIWSKIILPLYEDDTDGAKQVPETHDRIEEFLRMNLQDNFQIPPADYCWFVNYSSLQSIKKISHIHLLIRTDNTELIEDKILGQPGLEPLPKLDGTEETEKGTVPNGDKAEKAIEVDN from the coding sequence ATGGATTGGGATCGAGCTAAGCAATTAATTAGATCTGGGCAACTAGGTCTATTGGTCAGGAGTAACGAGTGTACTAGGCGGTATAGGGAGCATAAGAAATCTCTTGGTAAAGTTGATGTCTCGAGTTTTGTTCTGAACAAGTTGCAATGGTCAGAGCAGAACCTTGAGTACTTGaatgaacaaaaattcaagacaAAACATGAGAAAATCGAAGCTGCATTGAGTGATCGATCTCTATACAAATTGACTAAGAATGATTACCCCTACGATTTCCCGTCAAATATTCATCATTTACTAATTTGGTCCAAAATCATTCTGCCGTTATATGAAGATGACACTGACGGAGCCAAACAAGTCCCTGAGACTCACGATCGTATCGAGGAGTTTCTCAGAATGAATCTACAAGATAATTTTCAGATTCCACCTGCTGATTACTGTTGGTTTGTTAATTATTCCTCTTTGCAGAGCAttaaaaaaatttcacatATTCACTTACTGATAAGAACAGACAATACAGAACTCATCGAAGATAAGATTTTGGGTCAACCGGGGTTGGAACCATTGCCTAAGTTAGATGGAACTGAGGAAACGGAAAAAGGTACAGTACCAAACGGAGACAAGGCCGAAAAGGCTATTGAGGTCGACAACTGA
- the RGL1 gene encoding Rgl1p (similar to Saccharomyces cerevisiae YPL066W; ancestral locus Anc_8.530) — MTFPVISLKPSYNSVIRGCPGLPETLPRIECELRIRSNGGKAFKIDKIEIALKCIESLNNLSHHTFSSKPKAEKTSILFKKVVRMTEKEMLGIDIPLTIGLPEDIKETNYNTTFGRTITLLECNVRYNGLDEPQSFSRVINVEKYNFLPNSKLFPPIRRQVFSPDKRLVVDYTIKNPCVSTDDVLHINFEMRPNSKAVTDGLTGSASLIFNKKSKMKLKHAAANLKEYLEVYDDGSGTTTSIGGSGNDTRENVLLEEVKPINEAITHNGIKWSMDIKVLTKNETFKEFEKSLQEPASLYRYAKKDLSSANQLTNSGVKTELLQSKVAHGREIPFQYHTSITTTRGNLYRIIHGISIKFKINNGKSFQINQPIDITPWTVSSLKNVEQLILQERETAKYAHQFYQNYGGLKRVLTSTTANYIKGHRIDYPPLPPVVYLHDHETLKKLDIIYNRSSFSRIPLLE; from the coding sequence ATGACATTTCCCGTCATTTCCCTAAAACCCAGCTATAACTCTGTTATCAGAGGATGTCCTGGGTTACCAGAAACGCTGCCAAGAATAGAATGTGAGTTAAGAATAAGGTCGAATGGTGGAAAAGCTTTTAAGATTGATAAGATCGAGATAGCTCTGAAATGCATAGAATCGCTAAACAATCTATCCCATCACACTTTCAGCTCGAAACCAAAGGCCGAAAAGACATCCAttttgttcaagaaagtggtAAGGATGACGGAGAAGGAAATGCTGGGAATTGATATTCCCTTAACCATTGGACTTCCTGAAGACATCAAAGAGACAAATTACAACACAACGTTTGGGAGGACTATTACTCTGTTAGAATGCAATGTTCGTTACAATGGTTTAGACGAACCACAATCGTTCTCGAGGGTCATAAATGTGGAGAAGTACAATTTCTTACCAAACAGTAAATTGTTTCCCCCCATCAGAAGGCAAGTTTTCTCACCAGACAAGAGATTGGTGGTCGATTATACAATTAAGAACCCATGCGTCTCGACAGATGATGTCCTTCATATAAACTTTGAAATGAGACCGAACTCGAAGGCGGTTACCGACGGACTGACAGGatcagcttctttgatattcaacaagaaatccaagatgaaattgaaacacGCAGCTGCGAACCTCAAGGAATATCTGGAAGTTTATGATGATGGAAGTGGCACGACTACTAGCATTGGAGGTTCTGGAAACGATACGCGGGAAAATGTTCTATTGGAGGAAGTCAAACCAATTAATGAAGCAATCACTCATAATGGGATCAAGTGGAGTATGGATATTAAAGTGCTCACCAAGAATGAAACTTTTAAAGAATTCGAAAAGTCATTGCAAGAACCTGCATCACTATATCGATACGCTAAAAAAGATTTATCAAGTGCTAACCAGTTGACGAATTCTGGTGTCAAGACAGAACTTTTACAGAGCAAGGTGGCTCATGGACGCGAAATACCATTTCAATATCACACATCTATCACGACAACTAGAGGTAATCTCTACAGAATTATTCACGGGATCTCTATaaaattcaagatcaacaacgggaaaagttttcaaatcaacCAGCCTATTGATATCACACCCTGGACTGTTTCTAGCTTAAAAAATGTCGAGCAATTAATACTGCAAGAGAGGGAAACTGCTAAATATGCACATCAGTTTTACCAAAATTATGGTGGCTTAAAGAGGGTGCTAACATCTACTACGGCAAATTATATCAAAGGACACAGGATAGACTACCCACCACTACCACCGGTAGTCTATCTCCATGATCATGAAAccttgaagaagttggatATCATCTACAATAGAAGTAGTTTTTCACGAATACCCTTGTTGGAATGA
- the MIN7 gene encoding Min7p (similar to Saccharomyces cerevisiae YBR201C-A; ancestral locus Anc_8.532), translated as MSALRILLRRVTGGSSMPGGSKKMSMVYVAYLTLGVTLPFMLPAHMTQKVLNDSHTTTYKGRNNPRCIFARLI; from the coding sequence ATGTCTGCATTAAGAATACTGCTGAGAAGAGTTACTGGGGGAAGTTCGATGCCTGGTGGAAGTAAGAAGATGTCGATGGTTTATGTTGCGTACTTGACGCTGGGTGTGACACTGCCCTTTATGTTGCCAGCACATATGACACAGAAAGTGCTGAACGACTCACATACAACTACTTACAAGGGCAGAAACAATCCCAGATGCATTTTTGCTAGATTGATCTGA